From Streptomyces qinzhouensis, one genomic window encodes:
- a CDS encoding SCO family protein yields the protein MRKKTALVAALAAATALTLSACSGDGGSDKGSNTSSVAEISAPENTKPGTVLDQPFEKPALVLTDTQGKPYDLRERTKGKPTLLFFGYTNCPDVCPMTMSNLAMAKRQLPQADQEKLQVIFVTTDPERDTPAQLAKWLPGAGDPSFTGLSGDFTKIQAAARSVGIGIDPPKKEKNGSVSSMHGAQVMAFSPKTDQGYVVYGEDTTPEAYAKDLPKLLRGEKP from the coding sequence ATGCGAAAGAAGACCGCACTGGTCGCCGCGCTCGCCGCGGCCACGGCGCTGACGCTCTCCGCCTGCTCCGGCGACGGCGGCTCCGACAAGGGCTCGAACACCAGCTCCGTCGCCGAGATCTCCGCGCCCGAGAACACCAAGCCCGGAACCGTGCTGGACCAGCCCTTCGAGAAGCCCGCGCTGGTACTCACGGACACCCAGGGCAAGCCGTACGACCTGCGCGAGCGGACCAAGGGCAAGCCCACCCTGCTCTTCTTCGGCTACACCAACTGCCCCGACGTCTGCCCGATGACGATGAGCAACCTGGCCATGGCGAAGAGGCAGCTCCCCCAGGCCGACCAGGAGAAGCTCCAGGTCATCTTTGTGACGACCGACCCGGAGCGCGACACCCCCGCCCAGCTGGCCAAGTGGCTGCCCGGCGCCGGAGACCCCTCCTTCACCGGACTCAGCGGCGACTTCACCAAGATCCAGGCCGCGGCCCGGTCCGTCGGTATCGGCATCGACCCGCCGAAGAAGGAGAAGAACGGCTCCGTCAGCTCCATGCACGGCGCCCAGGTCATGGCCTTCTCTCCCAAGACCGACCAGGGCTATGTCGTCTACGGAGAGGACACCACTCCCGAGGCTTACGCCAAGGACCTGCCGAAGCTCCTGCGCGGGGAGAAGCCTTGA